Proteins encoded by one window of Hyphomicrobium nitrativorans NL23:
- the pdxH gene encoding pyridoxamine 5'-phosphate oxidase, which produces MDVTDDTEGADGEAFASTEDPFSVIGQWIDDATRSEINDPNAMALATVDPHGLPNVRMVLLKGLDGAEHPERGFVFYTNLESAKGKELAATPKAALLLHWKSLERQVRARGVVTPVTAEEADQYFASRPRLSRVGAWASDQSRPLESRFALEKKVGQFTAKFGIGDIPRPPHWSGFRLTPVEVELWHSRPFRLHDRVVFRRADPSAPWIGTRLYP; this is translated from the coding sequence GTGGACGTGACCGACGACACTGAAGGAGCTGATGGGGAAGCGTTCGCGTCCACGGAGGATCCGTTTTCCGTGATCGGTCAATGGATCGACGATGCGACGCGCTCCGAGATCAACGATCCGAACGCGATGGCGCTTGCGACCGTCGATCCGCACGGCCTCCCCAACGTTCGCATGGTGCTGCTCAAGGGGCTCGATGGCGCAGAGCATCCAGAGCGCGGTTTTGTTTTCTACACCAATCTCGAAAGCGCAAAGGGGAAGGAGCTTGCTGCAACGCCGAAAGCGGCGCTCCTGCTTCACTGGAAGAGCCTCGAACGGCAGGTGCGGGCGCGGGGCGTCGTGACGCCCGTGACGGCCGAGGAGGCCGATCAGTATTTCGCATCCCGTCCCAGACTGTCGCGGGTCGGCGCGTGGGCGTCTGATCAGTCGCGGCCTCTCGAAAGCCGGTTCGCGCTCGAAAAGAAGGTCGGGCAGTTTACCGCCAAGTTCGGGATCGGGGATATTCCGCGGCCTCCGCACTGGTCGGGGTTCCGGTTGACGCCGGTTGAAGTGGAATTGTGGCACAGCCGGCCGTTCCGCCTCCACGACCGCGTGGTTTTCCGGCGGGCCGACCCTTCTGCGCCGTGGATCGGGACGCGGCTTTATCCGTAG
- a CDS encoding fatty acid desaturase has product MTESSGVGTPTAPQAARDWIAILQRYRHPDPARSVFEVFITFVPFVALWVAAWLALDVSFWLTLALTVPAAFFLVRLFLIQHDCGHGAMFKKRATNDWVGRVLGVLTLTPYDAWKRSHAIHHASHGNLDQRGVGDIDTLTVREYRALSPWRRALYRIYRNPVVLFGIGPTLLFVVQHRLPISMLRNADWRSWASVIGTNLALVALVGVVVWLVGWQAFLSVHLPIVIIGSSIGVWLFYIQHQFEDTFWEENPDWNVHEAALHGSSHYDLPGVLPWLTANIGVHHVHHLYSRIPYYRLPQVLRDFPELANVHRITLWESFKCVRLRLWDESQRRLVSFAEARAIA; this is encoded by the coding sequence TTGACAGAGTCATCAGGGGTCGGAACGCCGACCGCGCCGCAGGCTGCGCGCGACTGGATCGCAATCTTGCAGCGTTATCGCCATCCCGACCCGGCACGCAGCGTGTTTGAGGTTTTCATCACGTTCGTTCCGTTCGTCGCACTCTGGGTCGCCGCGTGGCTCGCTCTCGACGTCAGTTTCTGGCTGACGCTTGCGCTGACGGTGCCTGCCGCTTTCTTTCTCGTGCGATTGTTCCTCATTCAGCACGATTGCGGTCATGGGGCGATGTTCAAGAAGCGCGCGACCAACGATTGGGTCGGCCGGGTTCTCGGCGTCTTGACGCTGACGCCGTACGACGCATGGAAGCGCAGCCATGCGATCCATCACGCCTCCCACGGAAATCTCGATCAGCGCGGCGTGGGAGACATCGACACGTTGACGGTGCGGGAGTATCGCGCGCTTTCGCCATGGCGGCGCGCGCTCTACCGCATCTATCGCAACCCCGTCGTCCTGTTCGGCATCGGCCCGACGTTGTTGTTCGTGGTGCAGCACCGGCTTCCGATCTCCATGCTCCGCAATGCGGATTGGCGCAGCTGGGCCAGCGTGATCGGCACCAACCTCGCGCTCGTCGCCCTCGTCGGTGTCGTGGTCTGGCTCGTCGGATGGCAGGCTTTCCTCTCCGTGCATCTCCCGATCGTGATCATCGGCTCGTCGATCGGGGTCTGGCTGTTCTATATCCAGCACCAGTTCGAGGATACCTTCTGGGAGGAGAACCCGGATTGGAACGTGCACGAGGCGGCGCTGCACGGCAGCTCGCACTACGACCTGCCCGGCGTTTTGCCGTGGCTTACGGCGAACATCGGCGTGCATCACGTGCATCATCTCTACAGCCGCATTCCCTACTACCGGCTGCCGCAGGTGCTCCGCGATTTTCCGGAGCTGGCGAACGTGCATCGCATCACGCTGTGGGAGAGCTTCAAGTGCGTGAGGCTGAGGCTTTGGGACGAGAGCCAGCGTCGCCTGGTGTCGTTCGCCGAGGCTCGGGCAATCGCTTAG
- a CDS encoding DEAD/DEAH box helicase translates to MEGRDLLGIAQTGTGKTAAFALPILHRLAANPKPAPRKGCRVLVLSPTRELASQIAESFRAYGRHLGISVAVVFGGVGHRPQIQALSRGVDVLVAAPGRLLDLMDQRACDISGTEVFVLDEADQMLDLGFVKPIRRVVSHLSHRRQNLFFSATMPNEISGLANELLNEPVKVAVTPVATTAERVSQRVILIETTKKRALLAELLAAPDMGRTLVFTRTKRGADRVARHLEGGGTKVAAIHGNKSQRQREMALEDFKHGRINVLVATDIAARGIDVDLVTHVVNYELPEVPEAYVHRIGRTARAGASGTAISLCDAAERELLRGIERVTRQTIPHEDRRNDPNIVADKTPAHRNDGQPMNGARRGGPQRQNGSARNGSGSNRNGSTRNGGDRRRNERPAEHAERAGERTEAQRNARPPRARTDDTRGQRTAPNGHRPHKPREDRGRGDGETGARNTNGSGLQHVGFLARSTRGGDARPRKQGFGSRPNRDTRPSRDAG, encoded by the coding sequence ATGGAGGGACGCGACCTGCTCGGCATCGCCCAGACGGGCACAGGCAAGACGGCAGCCTTCGCGCTCCCCATCCTGCACCGCTTGGCAGCGAACCCCAAGCCGGCGCCCCGCAAGGGCTGCCGCGTCCTCGTGCTGTCGCCGACGCGTGAACTCGCCTCGCAGATCGCCGAGAGTTTCCGCGCCTACGGCCGCCACCTCGGCATTTCGGTCGCCGTCGTATTCGGCGGCGTGGGACATCGCCCGCAGATCCAGGCACTTTCCCGCGGCGTCGACGTCCTCGTCGCCGCCCCCGGCCGCCTGCTCGATCTCATGGACCAGCGCGCTTGCGACATCTCCGGCACGGAAGTCTTCGTGCTGGACGAGGCCGACCAGATGCTCGACCTCGGCTTCGTGAAACCGATCCGGCGCGTCGTCTCGCACCTGTCTCATCGCCGGCAGAACCTCTTCTTCTCGGCTACCATGCCGAACGAGATCTCAGGTCTCGCGAACGAACTCTTGAACGAGCCGGTCAAGGTTGCTGTCACACCTGTCGCGACCACGGCCGAGCGCGTGAGCCAGCGCGTCATTCTGATCGAAACGACCAAGAAGCGCGCGCTTCTGGCGGAACTTCTGGCCGCGCCCGACATGGGACGCACGCTTGTCTTCACGCGCACCAAGCGCGGCGCAGATCGCGTGGCCCGCCATCTTGAGGGCGGCGGCACGAAAGTCGCAGCGATCCATGGCAACAAAAGCCAGCGCCAGCGCGAGATGGCGCTTGAGGATTTCAAGCACGGACGCATCAACGTTCTGGTGGCGACCGACATCGCGGCACGCGGCATCGACGTCGATCTCGTCACGCACGTCGTCAACTACGAGCTGCCGGAAGTTCCGGAAGCTTACGTGCATCGCATCGGCCGCACGGCGCGCGCCGGCGCATCCGGCACGGCCATTTCGCTCTGTGACGCAGCCGAACGTGAGCTTCTGCGCGGCATCGAGCGCGTGACGCGCCAGACGATCCCGCACGAAGACCGCCGCAACGATCCGAACATCGTCGCCGACAAGACACCCGCGCATCGCAACGACGGCCAGCCCATGAACGGTGCCCGTCGCGGCGGTCCGCAGCGCCAGAACGGCAGCGCCCGGAACGGAAGCGGAAGCAACCGCAACGGCAGCACGCGGAATGGTGGAGACCGGAGACGGAACGAGCGTCCCGCAGAACATGCCGAACGTGCAGGCGAACGGACGGAGGCACAGCGCAACGCACGTCCTCCCCGCGCACGCACCGACGACACGCGCGGCCAGCGCACGGCGCCGAACGGCCATCGTCCGCATAAGCCGCGGGAAGATCGCGGCCGCGGAGACGGCGAAACGGGCGCACGCAACACGAATGGAAGCGGCCTGCAACATGTCGGCTTCCTCGCACGCAGCACGCGCGGCGGAGACGCACGGCCGCGCAAGCAGGGCTTCGGTTCGCGGCCGAACCGCGACACACGCCCGAGCCGCGACGCCGGTTGA
- a CDS encoding class I SAM-dependent DNA methyltransferase — protein MALYERHALAWDAARSGVPVESSWLDRFRSAMAPRGEILDLGCGSGEPLAGTLIRCGHRVTGVDASPSLLRMAAERFPDQTWIEHDMRSLALGVRFAGIIAWDSFFHLPRDDQRAMFAIFRAHAAPEAALLFTSGPSDGEAIGMFEGEPLYHASLAADAYRALLAENGFEVMQYVPEDETCGGHTVWLAKLSQDSRS, from the coding sequence ATGGCCCTTTACGAGCGTCATGCGCTCGCTTGGGATGCGGCCCGGTCGGGCGTGCCGGTCGAAAGTTCGTGGCTCGACCGCTTTCGGTCTGCGATGGCCCCTCGCGGCGAGATCCTGGATCTTGGCTGCGGCTCCGGCGAGCCGCTGGCCGGCACACTCATCCGATGCGGGCACCGCGTCACCGGGGTGGATGCGTCGCCGTCGCTTCTGCGGATGGCGGCCGAGCGTTTTCCCGATCAGACGTGGATCGAGCACGACATGCGAAGCCTGGCGCTCGGTGTCCGGTTCGCGGGGATCATCGCGTGGGACAGCTTCTTCCATCTCCCGCGCGACGATCAGCGCGCCATGTTTGCGATATTTCGAGCGCATGCCGCTCCGGAAGCCGCGCTCCTTTTCACGAGCGGCCCGTCCGACGGTGAAGCGATCGGTATGTTCGAGGGCGAGCCGCTCTATCATGCGAGCCTGGCCGCCGACGCCTATCGCGCGCTGCTTGCAGAAAATGGGTTCGAGGTGATGCAGTATGTGCCGGAAGACGAGACGTGCGGCGGGCATACCGTGTGGCTTGCCAAGCTCTCACAGGATAGCCGCTCATGA
- a CDS encoding cold-shock protein, with the protein MDRITGTVKFFNTAKGFGFIQPEDGSKDVFIHISALERAGINSVYEGDKLSFVLEDDRKGRGKQAGQVQMA; encoded by the coding sequence ATGGATCGCATCACGGGCACCGTGAAGTTCTTCAACACCGCCAAAGGCTTCGGCTTCATCCAGCCTGAGGACGGCTCGAAGGACGTCTTCATCCACATCTCCGCGCTTGAGCGCGCTGGCATCAACAGCGTGTACGAAGGCGACAAGCTCTCGTTCGTGCTTGAGGACGACCGCAAAGGTCGCGGCAAGCAGGCCGGCCAAGTGCAGATGGCCTAA
- a CDS encoding OpgC family protein produces MRPSHPKERDLRIDFFRGLALIFIFIDHVPDNSWAKGTLKNFGFADASEVFVLLAGFSAGLAYLSLEERGGFRAVAERATRRAREIYVWHIGVFLIASLLLFLAARAFGKPSYVNNIVVGHLATDPVTTLLSAFGLYYQPNMMNILPMYVLLMLWLPAIIAMLRRSIPLALTVAFSIWLATNVTGLNLPSFQMATGWFFNPFAWQLLFTVGAAAAMVARRAPSAPRPEILIPAGAFVVFAFLVAAPWVAISWLPSERLLPRDLMGAMSKSDLSLWRLLHVLALAYVVAAIVPKNATWLKQSWANAVSLCGKHSLEIFSLGTLLSFLGWIALAELGSSQLMVAAINVAGIAIMSMTAWQLSRRKEDRRALAQATPVQALAS; encoded by the coding sequence ATGCGTCCAAGCCATCCGAAAGAGCGTGATCTGCGGATCGATTTTTTCCGTGGGCTCGCGCTCATCTTCATTTTCATCGATCACGTTCCCGATAACAGCTGGGCAAAGGGGACGCTGAAGAATTTCGGCTTTGCGGATGCGAGCGAGGTGTTCGTGCTGCTCGCCGGATTCTCTGCGGGGCTCGCCTATCTTTCTCTGGAGGAGCGTGGCGGATTCCGTGCGGTGGCCGAGCGTGCGACGCGTCGGGCGCGGGAGATTTATGTCTGGCACATCGGCGTGTTTCTCATCGCGTCGTTGCTCCTGTTTCTCGCTGCGCGGGCGTTCGGCAAGCCATCCTACGTCAACAACATCGTGGTGGGACATCTTGCGACGGATCCCGTTACCACGCTGCTTTCGGCTTTCGGGCTCTATTACCAGCCCAACATGATGAACATCCTGCCGATGTACGTCCTGCTTATGCTGTGGCTGCCCGCGATCATCGCGATGCTGCGCCGGAGCATTCCGTTGGCGCTGACGGTCGCGTTCTCCATCTGGCTCGCCACGAATGTGACGGGCCTCAACCTGCCGAGTTTTCAGATGGCGACCGGATGGTTCTTCAATCCGTTTGCCTGGCAGCTCTTGTTCACTGTCGGCGCGGCGGCGGCCATGGTCGCGCGACGCGCGCCGTCCGCTCCGCGCCCCGAAATCCTCATTCCCGCCGGTGCCTTCGTCGTCTTCGCATTTCTGGTGGCAGCGCCATGGGTGGCAATATCTTGGCTGCCGAGCGAGCGCTTGCTGCCGCGCGATCTTATGGGTGCGATGAGCAAAAGCGATTTGTCGCTGTGGCGGCTCCTGCACGTTCTCGCGCTCGCTTACGTCGTTGCGGCGATTGTGCCTAAGAATGCAACATGGCTGAAACAATCGTGGGCCAACGCCGTGAGTCTCTGTGGAAAGCACTCGCTCGAAATATTCTCGTTAGGCACACTTCTGTCATTTTTAGGCTGGATAGCCCTTGCCGAGCTAGGGTCCAGTCAATTGATGGTGGCGGCAATCAATGTCGCTGGCATCGCGATCATGAGTATGACCGCATGGCAGTTGTCACGACGCAAGGAAGACCGCCGCGCACTCGCGCAGGCCACTCCCGTACAAGCGCTCGCTTCGTAG
- a CDS encoding SGNH/GDSL hydrolase family protein yields the protein MSGPVVAQDGCTVPADLLKLQAPLPKLSRAVLAEQPVRIVALGSSSTSGTGASSRDRTYPARLERELRAVWPENDVHVINAGVGGQLARHMLARIDHDVLKHRPQLVMWQTGVNDAVRGVPLDRFKTELREGIAKMRGAGADVALIDQQYYPRFQRIENGPAYLAAVREVAKEANVPVVQRYRIMQHLIESAQFTAATLLAPDQFHLNDTSYGCLGHLLARSLRSAAQAVAVPAPKLQDAVNTKDEAQM from the coding sequence TTGTCCGGTCCTGTGGTTGCGCAGGATGGGTGCACGGTTCCCGCCGATCTGTTGAAGCTTCAGGCGCCGCTGCCCAAGCTTTCCCGCGCCGTTCTCGCCGAGCAGCCGGTTCGCATCGTCGCGCTGGGATCGTCCAGCACGTCGGGCACGGGCGCGAGCAGCCGCGACCGGACGTACCCCGCGCGACTCGAAAGAGAGCTGCGCGCGGTCTGGCCCGAGAACGATGTCCACGTGATCAACGCGGGCGTTGGCGGACAGCTCGCGCGGCATATGCTGGCGCGCATCGATCATGACGTGCTGAAGCATCGGCCGCAGCTCGTGATGTGGCAGACGGGCGTGAACGACGCCGTGCGCGGCGTGCCGCTCGACCGCTTCAAGACAGAGCTGCGCGAAGGCATCGCGAAGATGCGCGGGGCGGGTGCGGATGTGGCTTTGATCGACCAGCAGTATTACCCCCGCTTCCAGCGCATCGAGAACGGCCCGGCTTATCTCGCGGCCGTGCGTGAGGTTGCGAAAGAAGCGAATGTGCCCGTCGTGCAGCGCTACCGGATCATGCAGCACCTGATCGAGAGCGCGCAGTTCACGGCGGCGACGCTGCTCGCGCCGGATCAGTTCCATCTCAACGATACCTCCTACGGATGCCTCGGGCATTTGCTGGCGCGCTCGCTGAGGTCGGCAGCTCAGGCGGTGGCGGTCCCGGCGCCGAAGCTTCAGGACGCCGTGAACACCAAGGACGAAGCGCAGATGTGA
- a CDS encoding DUF2165 family protein, with product MTLRLSKALLTFSAGVFALLVGIDNIIDYQANLVFVQHVLSMDTTFPDSTLRWRAITAPWLHHLAYWLIIAAEIGAGILCVVGAWRMFSARGGDAQVFDAAKGLAIAGLTLGFLLYFLGFLVIGGEWFKMWQSQTWNAQAAAFRFAACFALVLIFVAMRDDDAASVRP from the coding sequence ATGACGCTTCGCCTTTCCAAGGCTCTGCTGACGTTTTCCGCTGGCGTATTCGCGCTGCTGGTCGGCATCGACAACATCATCGACTACCAGGCGAACCTCGTGTTCGTGCAGCATGTGCTGTCGATGGACACAACGTTTCCGGATTCGACGTTGCGCTGGCGGGCGATCACCGCGCCATGGCTGCATCATCTCGCCTATTGGCTGATTATCGCGGCTGAGATCGGCGCGGGCATTTTGTGCGTTGTCGGCGCGTGGCGGATGTTCTCTGCGCGCGGAGGCGATGCGCAGGTGTTCGACGCTGCGAAGGGGCTCGCGATCGCCGGGCTGACGCTGGGGTTTCTGCTTTATTTCCTCGGTTTCCTCGTCATCGGCGGCGAGTGGTTCAAGATGTGGCAATCCCAGACCTGGAATGCGCAGGCGGCCGCGTTTCGCTTCGCCGCGTGCTTCGCGCTCGTGCTGATCTTCGTCGCGATGCGGGACGACGATGCGGCGTCAGTTCGTCCCTAA
- a CDS encoding toll/interleukin-1 receptor domain-containing protein gives MSFAVFISYGGPDEKFAAALDEFLRGNNIDTFFFPKSAQPGDRLYRVMRNGIEEADKVVCVCSKTSLGRPGVLNEIDLSLAREAREGASTILMPITLDDYVFSDWEHANAAIVGAVRDRVIADFSGVRWEQEGFEEMGRRLIDAILNDKEYIVLEDMASIQFDDDYGHVATVTERKKIIINSRKFSRVRFPRATFDGVFSVKHTVPPAFDLGRDQSVKALEVIFNEAPAVGSVVQAEVAFNCVGSFSSAKEFFGLNALQTIRRGVFSMTVPAKRRILKCVATLIHRGIERDVSDKLFVDDRHVSVEIAPMPVGSRLVVEWLW, from the coding sequence ATGAGCTTCGCAGTATTTATATCGTATGGCGGTCCGGATGAGAAATTTGCTGCGGCTCTTGATGAGTTTCTGCGCGGAAATAATATTGATACCTTCTTTTTTCCTAAATCGGCCCAGCCTGGGGACCGATTGTATCGTGTCATGCGCAACGGAATTGAGGAGGCAGATAAGGTTGTATGTGTTTGCTCCAAAACCTCGCTTGGGCGACCCGGCGTTCTTAACGAGATAGATCTTTCTCTTGCCAGGGAGGCGCGAGAGGGGGCTTCTACTATTCTAATGCCGATTACATTAGACGATTACGTTTTTAGCGACTGGGAGCACGCCAATGCTGCCATTGTCGGGGCTGTAAGGGATCGAGTGATAGCCGACTTCTCAGGCGTTCGCTGGGAGCAGGAAGGGTTTGAAGAAATGGGGAGACGGCTGATTGATGCAATTCTGAACGACAAGGAGTATATTGTTTTGGAGGACATGGCGTCCATACAATTTGATGACGATTATGGCCATGTAGCTACCGTTACTGAAAGAAAGAAAATCATTATAAATAGTAGGAAATTTAGCCGAGTTCGATTCCCTCGCGCTACTTTTGACGGAGTGTTTTCCGTCAAGCACACGGTTCCTCCGGCGTTTGATTTGGGACGGGATCAATCTGTCAAGGCTCTGGAGGTGATATTCAATGAGGCCCCTGCTGTTGGCTCCGTCGTTCAGGCTGAGGTAGCGTTCAATTGTGTAGGGTCGTTTTCATCGGCAAAAGAATTCTTTGGCTTGAATGCTCTTCAGACGATTCGGCGCGGCGTCTTTTCTATGACTGTGCCAGCCAAAAGGCGTATTTTGAAATGTGTCGCGACGTTGATACATCGGGGTATAGAACGGGATGTGAGTGATAAGCTTTTTGTGGATGATAGACATGTTTCTGTCGAGATTGCTCCAATGCCAGTTGGCAGTCGTCTGGTGGTAGAATGGTTGTGGTAA
- a CDS encoding CTP synthase: MQRYIFITGGVVSSLGKGLASAALGALLQSRGYSVRLRKLDPYLNVDPGTMSPYQHGEVFVTDDGAETDLDLGHYERFTGVPAKKSDNITTGRIYQDILARERRGDYLGGTVQVIPHVTDAIKDFVLSGNDGIDFVLVEIGGTVGDIEGLPFFEAIRQLGNELPRGASIFIHLTLLPYIPSAGELKTKPTQHSVKELRSIGIQPDILLCRSDREVPKSERKKIALFCNVREEAVIQALDAASIYDVPLAYHREGLDSEVLAAFGITGAPQPDLTRWENISRNIAAPEGEVTIAIVGKYTGLKDAYKSLIEALQHGGIANRVKVKLDWIESEVFEGEDAAPYLEGVHGILVPGGFGERGSEGKILAAKFARERHVPYFGICFGMQMATLEAARNLCGIANAGSTEFGASDEPVVGLMTEWMQGNELEQRRQGGDLGGTMRLGAFPAALSNGSRISEIYGATEISERHRHRYEVNTQYRERLEAAGLKFAGTSPDGLLPETVEYPNHPWFIGVQFHPELKSRPFDPHPLFKSFIAAAVEQSRLV; the protein is encoded by the coding sequence ATGCAACGGTACATCTTCATTACCGGCGGCGTGGTCTCCTCCCTTGGAAAAGGTCTCGCTTCCGCCGCCCTCGGCGCGCTCCTGCAGTCTCGCGGGTACAGCGTCCGTCTCCGCAAGCTCGACCCGTATCTAAACGTCGACCCGGGAACCATGAGCCCTTACCAGCACGGTGAGGTGTTCGTAACCGACGACGGCGCGGAGACGGACCTCGACCTAGGCCACTACGAGCGCTTCACCGGCGTCCCGGCGAAGAAGTCGGACAACATCACCACGGGCCGCATCTATCAGGACATCCTCGCGCGCGAGCGCCGCGGCGATTACCTGGGCGGCACCGTGCAGGTGATCCCGCACGTCACCGACGCCATCAAGGACTTCGTCCTCTCCGGCAATGACGGCATCGACTTCGTGCTCGTCGAGATCGGCGGCACGGTGGGCGACATCGAGGGCCTGCCCTTCTTCGAGGCCATCCGCCAGCTCGGCAACGAGCTGCCCCGCGGCGCATCGATCTTCATTCACCTTACGCTGCTGCCGTACATCCCGTCCGCGGGCGAACTCAAAACCAAGCCCACGCAGCACTCTGTGAAAGAGCTGCGCTCCATCGGCATCCAGCCCGACATCCTGCTCTGCCGCTCCGACCGCGAAGTGCCGAAGAGCGAGAGGAAGAAAATCGCGCTCTTCTGCAACGTGCGCGAGGAAGCCGTCATCCAGGCCCTCGACGCCGCCTCCATCTACGATGTGCCGCTCGCCTATCACCGCGAAGGCCTCGACAGCGAAGTGCTGGCCGCCTTCGGCATCACCGGCGCGCCGCAGCCCGATCTCACACGCTGGGAGAACATCTCGCGCAACATCGCCGCCCCCGAAGGCGAGGTGACGATCGCCATCGTCGGCAAGTACACCGGCCTCAAGGACGCGTACAAATCGCTGATCGAAGCGCTTCAGCACGGCGGCATCGCCAACCGCGTGAAGGTCAAGCTCGACTGGATCGAGAGCGAGGTGTTCGAGGGCGAAGACGCAGCCCCCTATCTCGAAGGCGTGCACGGCATCCTCGTGCCCGGCGGCTTCGGCGAGCGCGGCTCGGAAGGCAAAATCCTCGCCGCCAAGTTCGCGCGCGAACGCCACGTGCCCTACTTCGGCATTTGTTTCGGAATGCAGATGGCCACCCTCGAAGCGGCCCGCAACCTGTGCGGCATCGCGAACGCGGGCTCGACCGAGTTCGGCGCCAGCGACGAGCCCGTCGTCGGCCTCATGACGGAATGGATGCAGGGCAACGAGCTGGAGCAGCGCCGCCAGGGCGGCGACCTCGGCGGCACGATGCGCCTCGGCGCATTCCCGGCTGCCCTCTCGAACGGCAGCCGCATCTCGGAAATCTACGGCGCGACCGAAATCTCCGAACGCCACCGCCACCGCTACGAGGTGAACACCCAGTACCGCGAACGCCTCGAAGCCGCCGGCCTCAAGTTCGCCGGCACGTCGCCTGACGGCTTGCTGCCCGAAACGGTCGAATACCCGAACCACCCCTGGTTCATCGGCGTCCAGTTCCACCCGGAACTGAAATCGCGCCCCTTCGACCCGCACCCGCTATTCAAAAGCTTTATCGCAGCCGCGGTCGAGCAGAGCCGGTTGGTATAA
- the secG gene encoding preprotein translocase subunit SecG encodes MTTVVLVIHIMVAAALVAVILWQRSEGGALGIGGGGGGGGGFLTGRGTANLLTRTTAILALCFFVTSILLTFMSQQRAGPSGSAFDRPAATAPAAPSSDAPASAPAEAPRGGILDRLQ; translated from the coding sequence ATGACAACAGTTGTTCTCGTCATCCACATCATGGTTGCAGCCGCACTCGTGGCCGTCATCCTCTGGCAGCGTTCCGAAGGCGGCGCGCTCGGGATCGGCGGCGGTGGCGGCGGTGGCGGCGGCTTCCTCACCGGCCGTGGCACGGCCAACCTGCTCACGCGGACGACGGCGATCCTCGCGCTCTGCTTCTTCGTCACCAGCATCCTGCTGACCTTCATGTCCCAGCAGCGCGCCGGTCCCTCGGGCTCGGCCTTCGACAGACCGGCCGCGACCGCTCCCGCCGCCCCGTCGTCTGACGCGCCCGCCTCCGCGCCGGCTGAAGCCCCCCGTGGCGGCATCCTGGACCGCCTGCAGTAA
- the tpiA gene encoding triose-phosphate isomerase produces MTATAKQIRPLIAGNWKMNGLKSALAEATAIRDALTTDPGAPEVMICPPATLLAPLADLTQGSPLAVGAQDCHAAPSGAHTGDISAEMLRDTGATAVIVGHSERRADHGEIDRIVLGKATAAHRAGLTAIVCIGETRGQREAGLTLDVVGRQLAASLPEGAGDTNTVVAYEPVWAIGTGLTPSNDDVAEVHALIRRDLEARFGAAGSRIRILYGGSVKPTNARELLALPNVNGALVGGASLKAADFLAIVRATA; encoded by the coding sequence ATGACCGCCACCGCCAAACAGATTCGCCCCCTCATCGCCGGAAACTGGAAAATGAACGGGCTGAAATCAGCCCTCGCCGAGGCCACGGCGATCCGCGATGCGCTTACCACCGATCCCGGCGCGCCCGAGGTCATGATCTGCCCGCCCGCGACGCTGCTCGCCCCCTTGGCCGACCTGACACAGGGCTCCCCGCTCGCGGTCGGCGCACAGGATTGCCACGCCGCACCCTCAGGCGCCCACACCGGCGACATATCGGCCGAAATGCTCCGCGACACGGGCGCGACGGCCGTGATCGTCGGCCATTCCGAGCGCCGCGCCGACCACGGCGAGATCGACCGTATCGTCCTCGGCAAGGCCACAGCCGCCCACCGCGCCGGCCTCACCGCCATCGTCTGCATCGGCGAGACACGGGGCCAGCGCGAAGCGGGTCTCACGCTCGACGTCGTCGGCCGCCAACTCGCGGCTTCCCTTCCCGAGGGCGCGGGCGACACCAACACTGTCGTCGCCTACGAACCCGTCTGGGCCATCGGCACCGGCCTCACGCCAAGCAACGACGACGTCGCCGAGGTCCATGCCCTCATCCGCCGCGACCTCGAAGCACGCTTCGGCGCGGCAGGCAGCCGGATCCGCATCCTTTACGGCGGCTCGGTGAAACCGACCAACGCCCGTGAGTTGCTGGCGCTCCCGAATGTCAACGGCGCCCTCGTCGGCGGCGCGAGCCTGAAGGCAGCGGATTTCCTCGCCATCGTCCGCGCCACAGCCTGA